In a single window of the Peromyscus maniculatus bairdii isolate BWxNUB_F1_BW_parent chromosome 16, HU_Pman_BW_mat_3.1, whole genome shotgun sequence genome:
- the LOC107401360 gene encoding UL16-binding protein 1-like isoform X1 yields MAKASAPMCNGSRNLNLLVLLSCLEFTLPTDADSLCYSFTVGKSGSGPWWHQVQGQLNTETVIYCDSSNTCQANGILGNRLKATKTWETQADTLRDGVDLFKQQMVYMKQENNTIREPLTLQARMCCGHEVDGEFNGSWDFDLNGHKMFHVDSITGKWTEVEPGSRWMKEMWENNRDVTIFLKMTSRGDCRSWLEEIKPHWEEKLEPTASPIAPDVDQASSMAIKPNISVLLIILPCSILLWFLRRICDHEAG; encoded by the exons ATGGCAAAGGCCAGCGCCCCCATGTGCAATGGTTCCCGAAATCTGAACCTTTTGGTACTACTGAGCTGTCTGGAGTTCACGCTGCCCACTG ATGCTGATTCTCTTTGCTACAGCTTCACTGTAGGCAAGTCAGGGTCTGGACCATGGTGGCACCAAGTCCAAGGCCAACTGAACACAGAAACTGTTATTTACTGTGACAGTTCCAACACCTGTCAGGCCAATGGCATTCTGGGGAACAGATTGAAGGCCACAAAGACCTGGGAAACACAGGCTGACACTCTGAGAGATGGAGTTGACCTGTTCAAACAGCAAATGGTTTACATGAAGCAGGAGAACAATACAATCAGAG AGCCCCTCACTCTGCAGGCCAGGATGTGTTGTGGGCATGAAGTAGATGGAGAGTTCAATGGATCCTGGGACTTTGACCTCAATGGACACAAAATGTTTCACGTTGACTCAATCACTGGAAAGTGGACTGAAGTTGAACCTGGATCCAGATGGATGAAAGAGATGTGGGAGAATAACAGGGATGTAACCATCTTCTTAAAAATGACCTCACGGGGGGACTGCAGGTCCTGGCTTGAGGAGAtcaagccacactgggaagaaaagCTGGAGCCTACAG CCTCGCCAATTGCCCCAGATGTGGACCAGGCTTCGTCCATGGCCATCAAGCCCAACATCTCTGTCCTGCTGATAATCCTCCCCTGCTCTATTCTTCTGTGGTTTCTGAGGAGAATCTGTGATCATGAAG CAGGTTGA
- the LOC107401360 gene encoding UL16-binding protein 1-like isoform X3: protein MAKASAPMCNGSRNLNLLVLLSCLEFTLPTDADSLCYSFTVGKSGSGPWWHQVQGQLNTETVIYCDSSNTCQANGILGNRLKATKTWETQADTLRDGVDLFKQQMVYMKQENNTIREPLTLQARMCCGHEVDGEFNGSWDFDLNGHKMFHVDSITGKWTEVEPGSRWMKEMWENNRDVTIFLKMTSRGDCRSWLEEIKPHWEEKLEPTASPIAPDVDQASSMAIKPNISVLLIILPCSILLWFLRRICDHEG, encoded by the exons ATGGCAAAGGCCAGCGCCCCCATGTGCAATGGTTCCCGAAATCTGAACCTTTTGGTACTACTGAGCTGTCTGGAGTTCACGCTGCCCACTG ATGCTGATTCTCTTTGCTACAGCTTCACTGTAGGCAAGTCAGGGTCTGGACCATGGTGGCACCAAGTCCAAGGCCAACTGAACACAGAAACTGTTATTTACTGTGACAGTTCCAACACCTGTCAGGCCAATGGCATTCTGGGGAACAGATTGAAGGCCACAAAGACCTGGGAAACACAGGCTGACACTCTGAGAGATGGAGTTGACCTGTTCAAACAGCAAATGGTTTACATGAAGCAGGAGAACAATACAATCAGAG AGCCCCTCACTCTGCAGGCCAGGATGTGTTGTGGGCATGAAGTAGATGGAGAGTTCAATGGATCCTGGGACTTTGACCTCAATGGACACAAAATGTTTCACGTTGACTCAATCACTGGAAAGTGGACTGAAGTTGAACCTGGATCCAGATGGATGAAAGAGATGTGGGAGAATAACAGGGATGTAACCATCTTCTTAAAAATGACCTCACGGGGGGACTGCAGGTCCTGGCTTGAGGAGAtcaagccacactgggaagaaaagCTGGAGCCTACAG CCTCGCCAATTGCCCCAGATGTGGACCAGGCTTCGTCCATGGCCATCAAGCCCAACATCTCTGTCCTGCTGATAATCCTCCCCTGCTCTATTCTTCTGTGGTTTCTGAGGAGAATCTGTGATCATGAAG GTTAG
- the LOC107401360 gene encoding UL16-binding protein 1-like isoform X2, with translation MAKASAPMCNGSRNLNLLVLLSCLEFTLPTDADSLCYSFTVGKSGSGPWWHQVQGQLNTETVIYCDSSNTCQANGILGNRLKATKTWETQADTLRDGVDLFKQQMVYMKQENNTIREPLTLQARMCCGHEVDGEFNGSWDFDLNGHKMFHVDSITGKWTEVEPGSRWMKEMWENNRDVTIFLKMTSRGDCRSWLEEIKPHWEEKLEPTASPIAPDVDQASSMAIKPNISVLLIILPCSILLWFLRRICDHEG, from the exons ATGGCAAAGGCCAGCGCCCCCATGTGCAATGGTTCCCGAAATCTGAACCTTTTGGTACTACTGAGCTGTCTGGAGTTCACGCTGCCCACTG ATGCTGATTCTCTTTGCTACAGCTTCACTGTAGGCAAGTCAGGGTCTGGACCATGGTGGCACCAAGTCCAAGGCCAACTGAACACAGAAACTGTTATTTACTGTGACAGTTCCAACACCTGTCAGGCCAATGGCATTCTGGGGAACAGATTGAAGGCCACAAAGACCTGGGAAACACAGGCTGACACTCTGAGAGATGGAGTTGACCTGTTCAAACAGCAAATGGTTTACATGAAGCAGGAGAACAATACAATCAGAG AGCCCCTCACTCTGCAGGCCAGGATGTGTTGTGGGCATGAAGTAGATGGAGAGTTCAATGGATCCTGGGACTTTGACCTCAATGGACACAAAATGTTTCACGTTGACTCAATCACTGGAAAGTGGACTGAAGTTGAACCTGGATCCAGATGGATGAAAGAGATGTGGGAGAATAACAGGGATGTAACCATCTTCTTAAAAATGACCTCACGGGGGGACTGCAGGTCCTGGCTTGAGGAGAtcaagccacactgggaagaaaagCTGGAGCCTACAG CCTCGCCAATTGCCCCAGATGTGGACCAGGCTTCGTCCATGGCCATCAAGCCCAACATCTCTGTCCTGCTGATAATCCTCCCCTGCTCTATTCTTCTGTGGTTTCTGAGGAGAATCTGTGATCATGAAG GTTGA